A single window of Archangium gephyra DNA harbors:
- a CDS encoding ABC transporter substrate-binding protein — MRALFLTGVMSVLAAGCSLTTAAGLDECETSADCQSDQVCTQRVCLPLPAGCRAEPYGSTDADAVRMGGLFPLHTSPEAGASEDESDVQGFNAALLALEEVNQRTLGGRKIALYFCDTGSSRDVAKKQAQWLVNDKKVAAVLTAGSSQTLGVADVTIPAGVLTMSYSASSTELTVKEDTNGGPVGLLWRTSPSDAIQGSVIAHLLRTRSDLFGGTTPSKVGILYVEDPYGQGLSNIISEQLSTGSARIPNRTFLYQRGSDVKPVLDSLDMTYGPTVTVLIGFADDATAILREASTRTNLKRESGHHWFFSDSVKDAAVLADTLAASQARGFYGTAPAQGTGQAFSTFSARFNDKYKKDPAAYAYTSNAYDAMYLLALGASYSLSTSNAVTGAKMAEALTRVSSGTSSTSTQLTNSNFTYLAAELAAGRGVNIEGASGPLNFDANGEARAPVELWQVGDSGFVTISSNLEPPP, encoded by the coding sequence ATGCGCGCGCTGTTCTTGACGGGAGTGATGTCGGTGCTGGCCGCCGGGTGCAGCCTCACCACGGCGGCCGGGCTCGACGAGTGCGAGACGAGCGCGGACTGCCAGAGCGATCAGGTGTGCACGCAGCGGGTGTGCCTGCCGCTGCCCGCCGGCTGCCGGGCCGAGCCCTATGGCTCCACCGACGCCGATGCCGTCCGGATGGGCGGCCTCTTCCCCCTCCACACCAGCCCGGAGGCGGGAGCCAGCGAGGACGAGTCCGACGTGCAGGGCTTCAACGCCGCGCTGCTCGCGCTGGAGGAGGTCAATCAGCGGACCCTCGGCGGCAGGAAGATCGCCCTGTACTTCTGCGACACCGGCAGCAGCCGGGACGTCGCGAAGAAGCAGGCGCAATGGCTGGTGAACGACAAGAAGGTGGCCGCGGTGCTGACGGCCGGCAGCAGCCAGACGCTCGGGGTGGCGGATGTGACGATCCCCGCGGGCGTGCTCACCATGAGCTACAGCGCCTCCTCGACGGAGCTCACGGTGAAGGAGGACACCAACGGCGGCCCGGTGGGCCTGCTGTGGCGCACCTCGCCCTCGGATGCCATCCAGGGCAGCGTCATCGCCCACCTGCTGCGCACGCGGAGCGACCTCTTCGGTGGCACCACGCCGAGCAAGGTGGGCATCCTCTACGTGGAGGATCCGTACGGCCAGGGCCTCTCCAACATCATCTCCGAGCAGCTCAGCACCGGCTCGGCGCGGATCCCCAACCGCACCTTCCTCTACCAGCGGGGCAGCGACGTGAAGCCGGTGCTGGACTCGCTCGACATGACGTACGGCCCGACCGTCACCGTGCTGATCGGCTTCGCGGATGACGCGACGGCCATCCTCCGGGAGGCGTCCACCCGGACCAACCTCAAGCGGGAGAGCGGCCACCACTGGTTCTTCTCCGACAGCGTGAAGGACGCGGCCGTGCTGGCGGACACGCTGGCGGCCAGCCAGGCCCGAGGCTTCTACGGCACCGCCCCGGCCCAGGGCACCGGCCAGGCCTTCAGCACCTTCAGCGCGCGCTTCAATGACAAGTACAAGAAGGACCCGGCCGCGTACGCCTATACCTCCAACGCCTATGACGCCATGTACCTGCTGGCCCTGGGCGCGTCCTACTCCCTGAGCACCTCCAACGCGGTGACGGGAGCGAAGATGGCCGAGGCCCTCACACGCGTCTCCAGCGGCACGAGCAGCACCAGCACCCAGCTCACCAACTCCAACTTCACCTACCTCGCGGCGGAGCTGGCCGCGGGCCGCGGCGTCAACATCGAGGGCGCCAGCGGCCCGCTGAACTTCGATGCCAACGGCGAGGCGCGCGCCCCCGTGGAGCTGTGGCAGGTGGGCGACTCGGGCTTCGTCACCATCTCGTCCAACCTCGAGCCGCCTCCGTAG
- a CDS encoding phosphoenolpyruvate carboxykinase (GTP): MASTQTAALQGTAPTKNTELLAWVAKMAQMTQPDSIVWCDGSEEEKKRFTDLAVKEGILIPLNQQKRPGCYLHRSNPNDVARVEHLTFICTTNKEDAGPTNNWMEPEAAYTKLTHLFSGCMKGRTMYVVPYVMGPLGSPYAKIGVELTDSVYVALNMRIMTRMGKAALDMLGDSNDFNRGLHSTGDLNPDRRYICHFPQDNTIWSFGSGYGGNVLLGKKCLALRIGSYLGEHEGWLAEHMLILGVTSPKGETTYVAAAFPSACGKTNFAMMIPPKEYEGWKIETVGDDIAWMRVGQDGRLWAINPEAGYFGVAPGTNYKSNPNAMASVAKDTIFTNVAMTADGDVWWEGMDGEVPEELTDWQGRPWKRGSTEKAAHPNSRFTAPASNNPVLSPKANDPMGVPISALIFGGRRSNTVPLVLQAFNWTHGVFLGATMGSETTAAATGKVGVVRRDPMAMLPFCGYHMGDYLQHWLDMQKKITHPPKIFQVNWFRQDKNGKFIWPGFGENMRVLEWIVNRVHGRVPTEETLLGWVPRADQGLNLKGLDMSQEAVAEVTSIKEDEWKAELKSQEPFFESLGLKAPEALTLQRKLLISRLGS, translated from the coding sequence GCATCGTCTGGTGTGACGGCTCGGAGGAGGAGAAGAAGCGCTTCACCGACCTGGCGGTGAAGGAAGGCATCCTCATCCCGCTCAACCAGCAGAAGCGTCCGGGCTGCTACCTGCACCGCTCCAACCCCAATGACGTGGCGCGCGTGGAGCACCTCACGTTCATCTGCACCACGAACAAGGAGGACGCCGGCCCCACCAACAACTGGATGGAGCCCGAGGCGGCCTACACCAAGCTCACCCACCTCTTCAGCGGCTGCATGAAGGGCCGCACCATGTACGTGGTGCCCTACGTCATGGGTCCGCTGGGCAGCCCCTACGCCAAGATTGGAGTGGAGCTCACCGACAGCGTCTATGTCGCCCTCAACATGCGGATCATGACCCGCATGGGGAAGGCCGCGCTGGACATGCTCGGCGACTCCAACGACTTCAACCGTGGCCTGCACAGCACGGGAGACCTCAACCCGGACCGCCGCTACATCTGCCACTTCCCCCAGGACAACACCATCTGGAGCTTCGGCAGCGGATATGGCGGCAACGTGCTGCTGGGCAAGAAATGCCTCGCCCTGCGCATCGGCAGCTACCTCGGCGAGCACGAGGGCTGGCTGGCCGAGCACATGCTGATCCTGGGTGTCACCAGCCCCAAGGGTGAGACCACCTACGTGGCGGCCGCCTTCCCGTCCGCGTGCGGCAAGACGAACTTCGCCATGATGATCCCGCCCAAGGAGTACGAGGGCTGGAAGATCGAGACCGTGGGCGACGACATCGCCTGGATGCGCGTGGGCCAGGACGGGCGCCTGTGGGCCATCAACCCCGAGGCCGGCTACTTCGGCGTGGCCCCCGGCACCAACTACAAGAGCAACCCCAACGCCATGGCCTCCGTGGCCAAGGACACCATCTTCACCAACGTGGCCATGACGGCCGATGGTGACGTGTGGTGGGAGGGCATGGACGGCGAGGTCCCCGAGGAGCTCACCGACTGGCAGGGCCGCCCCTGGAAGCGCGGCAGCACCGAGAAGGCCGCGCACCCCAACAGCCGCTTCACCGCGCCCGCCTCCAACAACCCGGTGCTCAGCCCCAAGGCGAACGATCCGATGGGCGTGCCCATCTCCGCCCTCATCTTCGGCGGCCGCCGCTCCAACACCGTCCCGCTGGTGCTCCAGGCCTTCAACTGGACCCACGGCGTGTTCCTCGGCGCCACCATGGGCAGCGAGACCACCGCCGCCGCCACCGGCAAGGTGGGCGTGGTGCGGCGTGATCCCATGGCCATGCTGCCCTTCTGCGGCTACCACATGGGTGACTACCTCCAGCACTGGCTGGACATGCAGAAGAAGATCACCCACCCGCCGAAGATCTTCCAGGTCAACTGGTTCCGCCAGGACAAGAACGGCAAGTTCATCTGGCCGGGCTTCGGCGAGAACATGCGCGTGCTCGAGTGGATCGTGAACCGCGTGCACGGCCGCGTCCCCACCGAGGAGACGCTGCTGGGCTGGGTGCCGCGCGCCGACCAGGGCCTCAACCTCAAGGGCCTGGACATGTCCCAGGAGGCCGTCGCCGAGGTCACCTCCATCAAGGAGGACGAGTGGAAGGCCGAGCTCAAGAGCCAGGAGCCCTTCTTCGAGTCGCTGGGCCTCAAGGCCCCCGAGGCGCTCACGCTGCAGCGCAAGCTGCTCATCTCCCGCCTGGGCAGCTGA
- the gspG gene encoding type II secretion system major pseudopilin GspG: MSLKKTRSTQRRRPRGMTLIEIMVVITILGLIMAAVGVAVIPQLDEARRDTARLDIANLHNALKLYYAKKGKFPDTSTGLRALVETQTLEQMPRDPWGNEYVYLSEGGKPVITSYGADSSPGGEGADADVSSRDLQKDAVAHR; this comes from the coding sequence ATGAGCCTGAAGAAGACGCGCAGCACGCAGCGCCGCCGCCCGCGCGGCATGACCCTCATCGAGATCATGGTGGTGATCACCATCCTCGGTCTCATCATGGCCGCGGTGGGCGTGGCCGTCATTCCGCAGCTCGACGAGGCCAGGCGGGACACCGCGCGCCTGGACATCGCCAACCTCCACAACGCGTTGAAGCTCTACTACGCGAAGAAGGGCAAGTTCCCCGACACGAGCACCGGCCTGCGCGCGCTGGTGGAGACGCAGACGCTGGAGCAGATGCCCAGGGATCCCTGGGGCAACGAGTACGTGTACCTCAGCGAGGGCGGCAAGCCCGTCATCACCTCGTATGGCGCGGACAGCTCACCGGGTGGAGAGGGCGCGGACGCGGACGTGTCCTCGCGCGACCTGCAGAAGGACGCCGTGGCGCACAGGTAG
- a CDS encoding DUF5335 domain-containing protein, translating into MGRTIEIPRETWAVYFDNLTRRALSEPVRIEVENRDIGDQELTRRLPLVGIDLETKGSEAGDIEVTVGDERRELLHHIDDAVRVYLKVDDEGNIDCLEIEDRDNGKTLLFFEGSGVPAQFQQGSPGFEASAPSP; encoded by the coding sequence ATGGGACGCACGATCGAGATTCCGAGGGAGACCTGGGCCGTCTATTTCGACAACCTCACCCGGCGGGCGCTGAGCGAGCCCGTCCGGATCGAGGTGGAGAACCGGGACATCGGAGATCAGGAGCTGACGCGCAGGCTTCCCCTGGTGGGGATCGACCTGGAGACGAAGGGCTCGGAGGCTGGCGACATCGAGGTGACGGTGGGGGACGAGCGCCGGGAGCTCCTGCACCACATCGACGACGCGGTGCGCGTGTACCTCAAGGTGGACGACGAGGGGAACATCGACTGCCTGGAGATCGAGGACCGGGACAACGGCAAGACGCTCCTCTTCTTCGAGGGGAGCGGGGTGCCGGCCCAGTTCCAGCAGGGCTCCCCGGGCTTCGAGGCGTCCGCCCCGAGCCCATGA